The segment ATGACACCTGAGAAGCCATTAGAGGCGAGGTCGATGATCTGAAGACTGGGTAAATGGAATATATCTGAAGGAATTATACCTGACAGATTATTCGACCTCAGAACAGCAACTCTCAGATGTTTAAAGCTTGCAATCCAACTGGGCAATTTGCCAGTGAAGTTGTTCTTGCTAAGGTCCAGGAACTCTAGTTGTTTACAATTGAGAAGCCCTGATGGTAATTGCTCTGAAAATCTATTACCCCTGAGATCCAATGACTGGAGCTGTTGTAGATTACCCAACTCATCTGGAATTGCTCCATCCAGCTTATTGCTATACAATGTCAACACTTTCAGAGGGGTGCAGTTCCCCAGGCTGGAGGGCAGAGCATGGCTGAGCTCGTTACTTGACAGATCCAAATTCTCTATCCTTCTTAAGAAAGAGATTGATGAAGGAATGACACCTCTGAGTTTGTTGTTAGACAGCGACAAGAACTCCAGAGAAGATGGAAGATTTGTTCCGATGTAATCTGCAATGTTTCCTTCAAAATTGTTCTTGGACAATTCCAGAACTGTCAATTGATTTTGAAGGGCAAGAGAGGGAAGAGGACCATGGAGATGATTGCCTGAGAGGTTCAAGGTCTTCAGATTATACCATGTCCTCCATAACCATGAGGGTATGGTTCCCACCAGACTGTTTCTGGAAAGATCAAAATGCTCAACTCTGGTCTGGTAAGACACCCATTTTGGAATGCTCCCTCCCATGTTACACCCTCTCACCAATAGCCATGACAGATTAAAAGAAGGAATCCAATCTCTGCTTATGTTGAGAGTCAATCCACTATCAGTTAACAATAGGTATTGCATATTGGttaaattttgaaacaaagactcTGTCACTGTTCCCTCCAACTGATTGCCCCATAATGAAAGGGTATTGAGGGAGGACAACTGCCCTAATGAATATGGAACACTTCCATTCAGTTTATTTACACTCAGATCAAGATATGTTAAggatgacaatgtggacaaccaaTTGGGAATGTTGCCTTGCAGTCCATTGTCACGAAGGCGCAGAAAATTCAGAGAAGAGAGATTGCTTAAGGATGAGGGAATTGTTCCATACAATTTATTGACACCCAGATCTAGATATGTCAAAGAGCTTAGTAACCCAATGACAGATGGGATTGTGCCTGTTACCTGATTTACCGAGAGGTCCAATTGAGTGAGGTTTAAAGCTGTAATATGGGCTGGCAGAGTTCCATTCAGAAGATTCATCCTCAAGTTGAGTGAAACCAAGCTGCTCATTGTGAATACCCAGTTGGGTATTTCAGAAGAAAGTGAATTATTCTCCATATGCAGATACCTAAGTGAAGTAAGATTTCTGAGAGAAGCAGGAATTGGACCTACCAGGCTACAATTTGTCATGTCCAGATGCTGAAGCCTCTTAAGTTCACCAACAGACTCACCCAATTCTATCATAGGAAGGCCGCTGAGATTGACCTCACGGAGTGAAATATACTCAAGCTGTGTTAGATTCGTCAGCCATTTCAAACAGGGGATTTTCAAATGCTCTAGATCAGAAAAATCCAAGTAACGCAGATTTAAAATCTTTGCCAACTGGACAGGCAGGAGTCCAGATAAGCCTGTGTTTGAGAGGTTGAGATAAGTAAGCTCTGTCAACAAGGACATGTTTGAAGGCA is part of the Cryptomeria japonica chromosome 10, Sugi_1.0, whole genome shotgun sequence genome and harbors:
- the LOC131040804 gene encoding receptor-like protein EIX2 yields the protein MAQNIRVIFKICILLCFVCSQTHGCHKIEKDALLKFRDNLKDPNGLLEYWKGSSNCCQWTALHCDSHSGRVDSLDFRGFNLSTEKLGLSALFPLSQLKYLDLSMNSFHGVEMPSNMSLLTELTYLNLSNTGLSGLLPVQLAKILNLRYLDFSDLEHLKIPCLKWLTNLTQLEYISLREVNLSGLPMIELGESVGELKRLQHLDMTNCSLVGPIPASLRNLTSLRYLHMENNSLSSEIPNWVFTMSSLVSLNLRMNLLNGTLPAHITALNLTQLDLSVNQVTGTIPSVIGLLSSLTYLDLGVNKLYGTIPSSLSNLSSLNFLRLRDNGLQGNIPNWLSTLSSLTYLDLSVNKLNGSVPYSLGQLSSLNTLSLWGNQLEGTVTESLFQNLTNMQYLLLTDSGLTLNISRDWIPSFNLSWLLVRGCNMGGSIPKWVSYQTRVEHFDLSRNSLVGTIPSWLWRTWYNLKTLNLSGNHLHGPLPSLALQNQLTVLELSKNNFEGNIADYIGTNLPSSLEFLSLSNNKLRGVIPSSISFLRRIENLDLSSNELSHALPSSLGNCTPLKVLTLYSNKLDGAIPDELGNLQQLQSLDLRGNRFSEQLPSGLLNCKQLEFLDLSKNNFTGKLPSWIASFKHLRVAVLRSNNLSGIIPSDIFHLPSLQIIDLASNGFSGVIPAEITELLAMATAQTNGERYGRYFIAYEMYYQKGVNITNKGNELDYSSIPAAFTVIDLSANNLRGEIPVEIGKLKGLITLNLSHNHLSGRIPESLGDIHGLESLELSGNQLNGSIPNSIQALDFLGHLNLSYNNLSGRIPQQRHFDTFGASSFMGNVNLCGAPVNKSCSSQRSLPPTSQVEQREISLWKSKELIMGIAVGFVVAFCGVGLILWCRVAKYWE